A genomic window from Sulfurospirillum multivorans DSM 12446 includes:
- a CDS encoding LL-diaminopimelate aminotransferase encodes MFDEIRFNTIDRLPGYVFAEINELKLAARHAGDDIIDFSMGNPDGRTPQHIIDKLVESAQKDGTHGYSVSKGIYKLRLAICNWYARKYGVTLDPNTEAVATLGSKEGFVHLAQAIMNPGDVAVVPDPAYPIHAYAFMIAGGNVHKFSLDYDEKYVLDKELFFTKLKKVFKESAPKPKFVVVNFPHNPTCVTTDVSFYEELVAYAKEERFYIISDIAYADLSFDGYETPSIFQVEGAKDVAVECYTLSKSYNMAGWRVGFVVGNKKLVGALQKIKSWFDYGMFTPIQVASTVALDGPQECVDEIRSTYQKRRDVLVESFNNAGWPMEKPQSTMFVWAKIPKVAAHLGSMEFAKQLLQEAKIAVSPGIGFGESGDGYVRIALIENENRIRQAARNVKKYLKSLEG; translated from the coding sequence ATGTTTGATGAGATTAGATTTAATACCATTGATAGATTACCAGGGTATGTTTTTGCCGAAATTAATGAACTAAAGCTTGCAGCACGTCATGCGGGTGATGATATTATCGACTTTTCGATGGGCAATCCTGATGGAAGAACCCCACAGCATATTATTGACAAACTCGTAGAATCTGCTCAAAAAGATGGCACACATGGCTATTCGGTGAGCAAGGGTATTTATAAATTGCGATTGGCAATTTGCAATTGGTATGCACGGAAATACGGTGTTACACTTGATCCTAATACTGAAGCGGTTGCAACCCTAGGAAGTAAAGAGGGCTTTGTGCATTTAGCCCAAGCGATTATGAATCCAGGTGACGTGGCGGTTGTGCCTGATCCTGCGTATCCGATTCATGCCTATGCGTTTATGATTGCTGGTGGAAATGTTCATAAATTTAGCCTTGATTATGATGAAAAATATGTCTTGGATAAAGAGCTATTTTTTACAAAACTCAAAAAAGTGTTTAAAGAATCAGCTCCCAAGCCAAAATTTGTCGTCGTAAATTTTCCACACAATCCGACCTGTGTGACCACCGATGTCTCTTTTTACGAAGAGTTGGTTGCGTATGCTAAAGAAGAGCGCTTTTACATTATCAGCGATATTGCCTATGCAGATCTCTCCTTTGATGGCTATGAGACACCTTCCATTTTCCAAGTTGAAGGTGCTAAAGATGTCGCAGTTGAGTGCTATACGCTCTCCAAAAGTTACAATATGGCAGGCTGGCGTGTCGGTTTTGTTGTGGGTAACAAAAAACTTGTGGGTGCACTTCAAAAGATTAAATCATGGTTTGATTATGGCATGTTTACACCGATTCAAGTCGCTTCTACGGTAGCACTCGATGGCCCGCAAGAGTGTGTGGATGAAATCAGATCTACGTATCAAAAACGTCGCGATGTTTTAGTAGAGAGCTTTAACAATGCTGGCTGGCCGATGGAAAAACCGCAATCAACGATGTTTGTCTGGGCAAAAATTCCTAAAGTGGCAGCACATTTAGGCAGCATGGAGTTTGCAAAACAGTTGCTTCAAGAGGCAAAAATTGCTGTGAGCCCCGGTATTGGTTTTGGTGAAAGTGGCGATGGTTATGTGAGAATTGCGCTCATCGAAAATGAGAACAGAATCCGCCAAGCCGCACGTAATGTGAAGAAGTATTTGAAGAGTTTAGAAGGTTAA
- a CDS encoding homoserine dehydrogenase — MIRVGIIGVGTVGSHVVKILQENEDIITARSGKKIIPIIGVVKDTTKKRDVNLPLSSDVNDVLDNPEVDVVVELMGGVDEAYKIVTRALKNKKAVVTANKALLAYHRYELRDLAGDTPIGYEASVAGGIPIIKALREGLSANHIEAIKGIMNGTCNFILTKMMNEKAEFADVLREAQALGYAEADPTFDVGGFDAAHKLLILASIAYGIDVKPEEILIEGIEHINSEDIYFAKEFGYNIKLLTIAKKSGDQVELRVHPALVPITQMIAKVDGVMNGISVIGDRVGETMYYGPGAGGSATASAVVSDLIDIARHTQNSPMLGFIKPLEKSGLTLMNRDNICTQYYIRVTVEDKIGVLSKISEILGKHSISISSFLQKQDVKKEERAVLLFSTHTCKESDIQKALQELSQLEFVELKPAMIRIEA, encoded by the coding sequence ATGATCAGAGTCGGAATTATAGGCGTAGGAACCGTTGGTAGCCACGTGGTTAAAATTTTACAAGAGAATGAAGACATTATCACAGCGCGTAGTGGCAAAAAAATTATTCCTATCATCGGTGTCGTCAAAGATACAACCAAAAAAAGGGATGTTAACCTCCCTTTGAGCAGCGATGTTAATGACGTTTTAGACAATCCTGAAGTCGACGTTGTGGTTGAACTCATGGGCGGCGTGGATGAAGCCTATAAAATTGTCACCCGTGCACTTAAAAATAAAAAAGCTGTTGTCACCGCCAATAAAGCACTTTTGGCGTACCATCGCTATGAATTACGCGATCTTGCTGGCGATACCCCCATTGGCTATGAAGCTAGTGTTGCGGGTGGAATACCCATTATTAAAGCATTGCGCGAGGGCTTAAGTGCCAATCATATTGAAGCGATTAAGGGCATTATGAATGGTACATGTAATTTCATTTTGACTAAAATGATGAATGAAAAAGCGGAATTTGCAGATGTTTTAAGAGAAGCGCAAGCGCTAGGATATGCCGAAGCTGATCCAACCTTTGATGTTGGTGGATTTGATGCTGCGCATAAACTGCTAATTTTAGCGAGCATTGCGTATGGCATTGATGTCAAGCCTGAAGAGATTTTGATCGAAGGCATTGAGCATATCAATAGCGAAGACATCTACTTTGCCAAAGAGTTTGGGTACAACATCAAACTGCTAACGATTGCGAAGAAAAGTGGCGATCAAGTTGAGCTTCGTGTGCATCCTGCCCTTGTGCCGATCACGCAGATGATCGCTAAAGTGGATGGTGTGATGAACGGCATTAGCGTTATCGGTGATCGTGTCGGCGAGACGATGTATTATGGACCAGGAGCTGGTGGAAGCGCTACGGCGAGTGCGGTTGTTTCAGACCTCATTGACATCGCGCGGCATACGCAAAATTCACCCATGCTTGGATTTATCAAACCGCTTGAAAAAAGTGGTTTGACGCTGATGAATAGGGATAATATTTGCACACAATATTACATTCGTGTTACGGTGGAAGATAAAATTGGTGTTCTCTCTAAAATCTCAGAGATTTTGGGAAAACACTCTATTTCTATCAGCAGTTTTTTACAAAAACAAGATGTGAAAAAAGAAGAGCGTGCGGTATTGCTCTTTTCAACCCATACATGTAAAGAGAGCGATATTCAAAAAGCACTCCAAGAGCTCAGTCAGTTGGAATTTGTTGAGCTTAAACCTGCAATGATCCGTATCGAGGCGTAA
- a CDS encoding YraN family protein — protein sequence MSLKVGKEAEEKASAYLKKEGHTILAQNFHSKFGEIDIITCKENTLHFCEVKFSHKYDPITRITPSKMTKIIKTIQYYLLTHPNSYDYQIDAILVTPETIEIIKNISY from the coding sequence ATGAGTTTAAAGGTAGGAAAAGAGGCTGAAGAGAAGGCCTCTGCCTACCTTAAAAAAGAGGGACATACGATCCTTGCACAAAATTTTCACTCGAAATTTGGCGAAATCGATATTATTACATGTAAAGAGAATACCCTTCATTTCTGCGAAGTTAAATTTTCACACAAATACGATCCTATCACGCGTATTACCCCTTCTAAAATGACAAAAATCATCAAAACAATACAGTATTATTTGCTAACGCACCCCAATTCGTATGATTATCAAATTGATGCTATTTTAGTAACGCCAGAAACCATTGAAATAATAAAAAATATTAGTTACTAA
- the trxA gene encoding thioredoxin — protein sequence MGKYLELNASNFDSTVAEGVALVDFWAPWCGPCRMIAPVIDELAGDFEGKAKICKVNTDEEQDVAIKYGIRSIPTILFFKNGELVDQMIGASSKQVLADKVNSLL from the coding sequence ATGGGAAAATATTTAGAGTTGAATGCATCAAATTTTGATAGTACCGTAGCAGAAGGCGTAGCCCTAGTAGATTTTTGGGCACCTTGGTGTGGACCTTGTCGTATGATCGCTCCCGTTATTGATGAATTAGCAGGTGATTTTGAAGGTAAAGCAAAAATTTGTAAAGTCAATACCGATGAAGAGCAAGATGTTGCGATTAAATATGGCATTAGATCTATCCCTACGATCCTTTTCTTTAAAAATGGTGAGTTAGTAGACCAAATGATTGGTGCATCATCAAAACAAGTTTTAGCGGACAAAGTTAATTCACTTCTTTAA
- the trxB gene encoding thioredoxin-disulfide reductase, producing the protein MLDLAIIGGGPAGLSAGLYATRGGLKNVVMFEKGLPGGQITSSSEIENYPGSAEILSGLDFMAPWSEQCMRFGLKHAMEEVSRISKNADGTFTIALSGGKSEQAKSVIVCTGSTPKKANFEGEAEFFGKGVSTCATCDGFFYKNKEVVALGGGDTALEEALYLSHICSKVYLVHRRDTFRASPSTIEKVKNNPKIELILNVTVKKAYGDKTGLNGIIVVDAEGKERDIAVPGVFVFVGMNVNNAILKQEDGSFLCDMDENGNVVVDLNMHTSVKGLFAAGDLRIKASKQVVCAAGDGATAGIQALEYVNH; encoded by the coding sequence ATGTTAGATCTAGCAATTATTGGCGGCGGCCCAGCAGGTCTTAGTGCTGGATTGTACGCAACACGCGGTGGTTTGAAAAATGTAGTGATGTTTGAAAAAGGACTTCCTGGCGGACAAATCACCAGCAGTAGTGAAATCGAAAATTATCCAGGCAGTGCAGAAATACTCAGTGGTTTAGACTTTATGGCTCCTTGGTCAGAACAGTGTATGCGCTTTGGTCTTAAACATGCGATGGAAGAGGTCTCCCGCATTTCAAAAAATGCAGATGGCACGTTTACAATAGCGCTATCAGGCGGTAAAAGTGAACAGGCTAAAAGCGTCATTGTTTGTACTGGAAGTACGCCTAAAAAAGCCAATTTTGAAGGTGAAGCCGAATTTTTTGGAAAAGGGGTAAGCACCTGCGCAACCTGCGATGGCTTTTTTTATAAAAACAAAGAAGTTGTAGCCCTAGGTGGCGGTGACACTGCTCTTGAAGAGGCACTTTATCTCTCCCATATCTGCTCAAAAGTTTATCTTGTTCACAGACGTGATACCTTTAGAGCCAGTCCAAGTACCATCGAAAAAGTTAAAAATAATCCAAAAATTGAACTTATTTTAAATGTGACGGTCAAAAAAGCGTATGGCGATAAAACGGGACTGAACGGCATTATTGTCGTTGATGCTGAAGGCAAAGAGCGTGACATTGCCGTTCCTGGTGTCTTTGTCTTTGTTGGAATGAATGTCAATAATGCTATTTTGAAGCAAGAAGATGGTAGTTTTTTATGCGATATGGATGAAAATGGCAATGTGGTTGTTGATCTGAACATGCACACCTCGGTAAAAGGACTTTTTGCGGCAGGCGATTTAAGAATTAAAGCTTCAAAACAAGTGGTATGTGCGGCAGGCGATGGCGCAACGGCAGGTATTCAAGCTTTAGAATATGTGAACCATTAA
- the dapB gene encoding 4-hydroxy-tetrahydrodipicolinate reductase codes for MIDVGIHGSTGRVGRLLIENLIKDKEARPHVLHALEDFNFMPPKEAIVTDDVVELLQKSAVIIDFTIAMGCETLLENALKHPTPLVIGTTGLNEHQQNLLKEAANNMPILYSTNMSLGVAVLNRLVELASKSLSDFDIEIVEQHHRFKKDAPSGTALTLGEHAARGRGLNLDDVRVSGRNGLIGERSKDEIAIMALRGGDIVGRHTVGFYNDGEFIEMNHTATSRDTFAKGAIKAAKWIINQPNGLYTISDCLGL; via the coding sequence ATGATAGATGTTGGAATCCATGGCTCGACCGGTAGAGTAGGCAGATTGTTGATTGAAAACCTCATAAAAGATAAAGAGGCAAGACCACACGTTTTGCATGCACTGGAAGATTTTAACTTTATGCCTCCCAAAGAGGCAATCGTAACGGATGATGTTGTAGAACTGTTACAAAAAAGTGCTGTTATCATTGACTTTACCATTGCTATGGGGTGTGAAACATTGCTTGAAAATGCGCTGAAGCATCCTACTCCTCTTGTTATTGGAACGACAGGGCTTAACGAACATCAACAAAATCTCTTAAAAGAAGCGGCGAATAATATGCCTATTCTTTACTCTACTAATATGTCTTTGGGTGTAGCCGTACTCAACCGTTTGGTTGAGCTTGCTTCTAAAAGCCTGAGTGATTTTGACATTGAGATCGTGGAGCAACACCACCGTTTTAAAAAAGATGCACCCAGTGGTACGGCATTAACCCTTGGAGAGCACGCTGCTCGTGGACGAGGTCTTAATTTAGATGATGTACGTGTCAGTGGTCGTAATGGTCTTATTGGTGAACGTAGTAAAGATGAGATTGCTATAATGGCACTTCGTGGTGGTGACATTGTTGGGCGCCATACGGTAGGATTTTACAATGATGGTGAATTTATTGAGATGAACCATACGGCAACCAGTCGTGATACCTTTGCCAAAGGCGCTATCAAAGCCGCAAAGTGGATCATCAATCAACCAAATGGTCTTTATACCATTAGTGACTGTTTAGGTCTTTAA